In Candidatus Nealsonbacteria bacterium, the sequence CATTCTCGAATTCGTTTGCTTCATTAATTATATTTCCGAGCTTATCAGCTTTTTTACAACAACCAATGCAAGCATCTATTTCAAACATTTGTTCAGCTTTTCTTACTATCTCTTTTTGTATATTCTTTATTTCTTCAATAACTTTATTTGTTTTATTTGTGATGTAAAATCACCTTCTACTTTTTTTATATTTTTTATAAAAGAACTATTAGTATTTCTATTATACAATATTATTTAATTTTATCAACTCTTTTTAATTCTGGATTATTCTTACCCAACGGTATTTTTTGAATTGGTCTTTGAAAAATCTAAAATCCTTATATCCTTCTTTTTCTAAAATATTTTTAACTTCTGTTTTTTGTAAAGGGTCAAATTCAAGATAAGCTATACCTCTTTTCTTCAAGAATTTTTTAGCTTCTTTTAGAAACTTTTTAATATAATGTAATCCTTTCTTCCCTGCCAAAAAAGTTGTTTTTGGTTCATATTTTAAAACTGAATTTTGCACTTCTTTTAACCGTTCCTCTGCTACATAGGGCGGATTAGCAAAAATAAAATCATACCCCTCCCCTTTTAGTTTCTCAAATAAATTTGAACGATAAATTTTATATTTCTTTGAAGAAATCTTGTTAATTTTTAAATTTATTTTAATCTGAAAAATCGCTTTTTTATTATTATCCACAAAGTCCACAAAGCTATTTTTAATATTCTTTAAAATGGCAATTCCTATACAACCTGACCCGGCGAATATATCTAAGATTTCTAAATTTTTAACTTTTAATTTTGAATTTTTTATTTCTTTTATAGCTCTTTTTACCCAGTATTCAGTTTCGATTCTGGGAATGAAAGGTCTTTTTGATAAATCAATCTTACATCCTAAAAAATCTACAAAACCTTTTTTATACTCACGGGGAACGGGAATATCGCTCGAGATATATTCAGCTGGAGTCTTTGTCATGTTGTTTTAACTTCTCTAATTCACAAAGTGTGTCTTCAGGTATTGGAGGTGGCTTTCCTTTAGGGCTTATACCGGGATAACGCCAGCTACTAATTATTTTAATTACTTTTTTCTTTTTTGAGATTACCCGCTGGTACATTAACCAAATTTCTGTTGGATGTTTTTTAGTTCCCATTCTTTGCATCACCGCAATTGTCTGAGGAGCTATTCCAAGCTCTTTTCTGTCTGGATTCCTCAAAACTCTTTTTAATCTTTTTTCAGATAAACTATAATATCTCATTTTACTCTTTGCATGCTTTGTCCAGTGGATTTTTTCTTCATTTTTAATTAATTTCATTATTAGAGTTCTTTTTTAATAATCTCATCTAAATTTTTTCTTCCAGTTTTACGGGGCTCCTCATCAGCAAAACCCGTAGGAATTATTGCAATAGGTTTTATTTCTTGTGATAAGTCTAAAATATCTTTTATTTCATCTTCCTTAAAAGCTCCAACCCAGCAAGAAGCAAGACCTAAATTAGTTATAGCTAACTGCAAATAGGAGGTAAAGATAGTAGCATCTTGAATTGAATAAAGCAATCTACCTCTTTTCCCATATTTTTGAGCAGATTCTTCCAAGTTGGCACAAACTACAAATACAAGGGGGGCTTTAGCAATAAAACGCTGGTTTAGGGCAGCTTCTGATATTTTCTCTTTTATATTTTTATTTTTGATAATTATCACGCTTCTTGCCTGTAGATTTCCGGTAGAAGGAGATAGATTCGCCATCTCTAAAATTTTTTCAATAATTTTACCTGGAATTTTTTTCTCCTGAAACTCTCTAATTGAATGTCGTTTTTTTAAAACTTTTTCAAACTCCATGTTATTCTAATAAAATTTTAGCTTCCTCTTTCATAGATAGACTTTAACTCTAAAGATATCGCCGTGACCGGGATAAATCCTCATTCCAGGTTTTAATAATTTTTTCAATTTCTTTAAAGAGTTATCTAAGTCTTCCCAAGAACCACCTTTAAGATCTGTTCTGCCGTATCCATCTTTAAAAATAGTATCGCCTGTTAAAGCAAAATCTTTTCCCAAAAGACAGATACTTCCAGGGCTGTGTCCCGGAGTATGAATGACTTTTAAAACGGTATCGCCTATTTTTATTTTCTCTCCTCCTTTCAAAAAACCACCTGGCTTAAAAGAAATAAAGCTCTTTTCAGCTTCGTGGATTAAAATTTTAGCTCCTGTTTCTTTTTTCATCTCTTTATTAGCTCCTGTGTGGTCGGGATGATAATGAGTGTTAATAATATATTCTGGTTTAGCTCCTGTTTTTTTAATTTCATCTAAAATCTTTTCTGGTTCTGACCCGGGGTCAACGATTATCATTTCCTTTCCCGCAATCAATAAATAACAATTCGTATCAAGAGCTCCTACTTTAAGACGTTTAATCTCCATAAGTTTAGAAGAGTTTTTTTATTATTTAACTTTGCATCTTTTTTGGTTCTAATACTCTCTTTTATGCTTTTTTCTGTTCTTTCTCTCTTAAACGTCTCATTGCTTCTCTGGCTTTATTAGCAGTCGGAAAGGTTTTTTTCTTTTTCCATTTTCCTCTCACTTTTTTATGTAATGTTTTTTTAAATCTTCGATAAGGCATGTTATTTTAAAAAAGTTAACATATCGCTAATTTAACAAAATAAGAAATAAATATCAAACAGAATAACCTAAATATTATTTTGTCTCTTTACTCTGATATAAGCCGAATATCGGCAAATTTTTGGAGCCGGGCAATATTTTTAAATCCTTGTTTCTGAAGACCCTGTTTAACTCCTGCTATAAGTTTTGGTAAAAAACTATGACCTGAACCTCGATAGGGCGCTTTCATCACCTTACCTTCTGCAACTCTAACTTTTACCTTATCAACCGCATATCTTACAGCAGACCTTTGTTTCATTGCTTCCAGAGACCCCATTCCTCTATATCTTTTTATCATTCTATTTTCCTCAAAATCAAATTCTGCTTCTCCCGGTGATTCATCAAGCCCCGCTAACAAAGAACCCATCATGCAAGTTTGAGCACCCAAAGCCAATGCTTTTGTTATGTCTCCTGGTTTAGAAACATCATTTTGAAATACGCCATCTGCTACCTTAATGCCACCATCTGCAATTATTGGCATTAATCCATATTTTTTCTTTAGTCTCTTAGCTTCCCGGGCGCAATCCCAGACAGCCGAAGCTTGGGCTCTTCCTGTTCCAAGCTCTTGCTGGGTAATGCAGGCAGCTCCGGGCCCTATTCCCACTTTTAAAGCATCGCAATATTTGGAAGCTTTCTTAATTATCTCTCTTACCATTTCAGCTGAGTCTACGTTGCCCAAAACTATTTGGATTTTAGGAAAATTCTTTTTTGCCCATCTGGCTATTTCAAGCTGTTCTTTAAAAACAACACTGGCATCAATAACAATTCCATCAACGCCTGCCTCAAAACCTTTACTGATTCTTTCTTTGGCAAGCTTTAACCTTGACTCAACAGCAATAAAGGTTCTCAGCTGCTTATTTTTATTTTTTGTTGCTAAGGGGAACTGTTCGTTTTTTTTCAAATCACTGTCTGTTACTAAAGCTACCACCTTATCTTTTTCATCAACAATTGGTAAGGTATCAACATTATATCTTCTAATTATTTCATTTGCCTTATCTAAATCATTTTTAGCTACTGTATCTTTTTCAAAAGCAGCTTTTAATTTATTTCTCGGTGTCATTACCTTTTTTAATCTTGTGTTCATATCATCTCTGA encodes:
- a CDS encoding HemK family protein methyltransferase encodes the protein MTKTPAEYISSDIPVPREYKKGFVDFLGCKIDLSKRPFIPRIETEYWVKRAIKEIKNSKLKVKNLEILDIFAGSGCIGIAILKNIKNSFVDFVDNNKKAIFQIKINLKINKISSKKYKIYRSNLFEKLKGEGYDFIFANPPYVAEERLKEVQNSVLKYEPKTTFLAGKKGLHYIKKFLKEAKKFLKKRGIAYLEFDPLQKTEVKNILEKEGYKDFRFFKDQFKKYRWVRIIQN
- a CDS encoding nitroreductase family protein; the protein is MEFEKVLKKRHSIREFQEKKIPGKIIEKILEMANLSPSTGNLQARSVIIIKNKNIKEKISEAALNQRFIAKAPLVFVVCANLEESAQKYGKRGRLLYSIQDATIFTSYLQLAITNLGLASCWVGAFKEDEIKDILDLSQEIKPIAIIPTGFADEEPRKTGRKNLDEIIKKEL
- a CDS encoding MBL fold metallo-hydrolase gives rise to the protein MEIKRLKVGALDTNCYLLIAGKEMIIVDPGSEPEKILDEIKKTGAKPEYIINTHYHPDHTGANKEMKKETGAKILIHEAEKSFISFKPGGFLKGGEKIKIGDTVLKVIHTPGHSPGSICLLGKDFALTGDTIFKDGYGRTDLKGGSWEDLDNSLKKLKKLLKPGMRIYPGHGDIFRVKVYL
- a CDS encoding IMP dehydrogenase — translated: MAKLHKDLKNKEFWYKDITLIPNRLPDFERDEVDLTTLFTKKIVLKAPLVSSPMDTVTGFEMAILMALYGGIGVIHYNYQTIDEQIEEVERVKRFEAGFVYNPIVLSPNHTIGDVYDINDKYGFFSVPITKDGTLNSKLVGIVTHRDVRFRDDMNTRLKKVMTPRNKLKAAFEKDTVAKNDLDKANEIIRRYNVDTLPIVDEKDKVVALVTDSDLKKNEQFPLATKNKNKQLRTFIAVESRLKLAKERISKGFEAGVDGIVIDASVVFKEQLEIARWAKKNFPKIQIVLGNVDSAEMVREIIKKASKYCDALKVGIGPGAACITQQELGTGRAQASAVWDCAREAKRLKKKYGLMPIIADGGIKVADGVFQNDVSKPGDITKALALGAQTCMMGSLLAGLDESPGEAEFDFEENRMIKRYRGMGSLEAMKQRSAVRYAVDKVKVRVAEGKVMKAPYRGSGHSFLPKLIAGVKQGLQKQGFKNIARLQKFADIRLISE